The Procambarus clarkii isolate CNS0578487 chromosome 57, FALCON_Pclarkii_2.0, whole genome shotgun sequence genome has a segment encoding these proteins:
- the LOC138353431 gene encoding S-antigen protein-like, translating to MSYDQKDSTDGADLATPPPTGFVLVTLNESGLESRSANGVDIAAPHSSDGVDIAAPHSSDGVDIAAPHSSDGVDIAAPHSSDGVNIAAPHSSDGVDIAASHSSDGVNIAAPHSSDGVDIAAPHSSDGVNIAAPHSSDGVDIAAPHSSDGVNIAAPHSSDGVDIAAPHSSDGVNIAAPHSSDGVDIAAPHSSGGVDIAAPHSSDGVDIAAFHSSDGVDIAAPHSSDGVDIAAPHSSDSVNIAAPHSSHGVDIAAPHSSDGVNIGTQTPFAPPCLEFINILL from the coding sequence ATGAGTTATGATCAGAAGGATTCCACAGATGGTGCTGACCTTGCCACACCGCCGCCAACAGGTTTTGTCCTTGTCACACTTAATGAATCCGGGTTGGAGAGCAGGTCTGCAAATGGCGTCGATATCGCCGCACCTCACTCCTCAGATGGCGTCGATATCGCCGCACCTCACTCCTCAGATGGCGTCGATATCGCCGCACCTCACTCCTCAGATGGCGTCGATATCGCCGCACCTCACTCCTCAGATGGTGTTAATATCGCCGCACCTCACTCCTCAGATGGCGTCGATATCGCCGCATCTCACTCCTCAGATGGTGTTAATATTGCCGCACCTCACTCCTCAGATGGCGTCGATATCGCCGCACCTCACTCCTCAGATGGTGTTAACATCGCTGCACCTCACTCCTCAGATGGCGTCGATATCGCCGCACCTCACTCCTCAGATGGTGTTAATATCGCCGCACCTCACTCCTCAGATGGCGTCGATATCGCCGCACCTCACTCCTCAGATGGTGTTAATATCGCTGCACCTCACTCCTCAGATGGCGTCGATATCGCCGCACCTCACTCCTCAGGTGGCGTCGATATCGCCGCACCTCACTCCTCAGATGGCGTCGATATCGCCGCATTTCACTCCTCAGATGGCGTCGATATCGCCGCACCTCACTCCTCAGATGGCGTAGATATCGCCGCACCTCACTCCTCAGATAGTGTTAATATCgccgcacctcactcctcacatgGCGTCGATATCGCAGCACCTCACTCCTCAGATGGTGTTAATATCGGCACACAGACACCGTTTGCTCCTCCATGCCTGGAGTTTATCAACATCCTTCTATAA